GCTGTGTGCCGGACAGGAGGAAGATGAGTGTTGGAGTGGTGTGGATGGCTAGTTTGGGTCGTGTGTATCTTCGTTGAGGTTTGAGGAGCCGTCCTGGCTGTGGACTGACAGGTGAACTTCCAGAGTGTGCAGGTGTGAGGGTGAAATTTCAACCGACTGGCGAAGGGTTTCTTCATACGTTGGCGGAGGCTAGGATGAAaaatatggagaaaaaaaatagttacTAAGATGTATCTGAAGATGCAAACCccaacttaaaggagcaatatctAACTCCGACacctaatgtttaaaatgtgtactgcagtccaaattctaaacattgtagatagctgtctccccccgtcccctcctctctagagtccatgctcacgcaggttgccatgtggtggacactgaagcttcagtgttcatccagctctgcatcggtctgtaaacctttctgtgttctaacctctctccatttttcaaaagcatctccaatactgatcctagtttgagcacgtttctgctcgtggagcttattagaaacatgcagaggctttttaggtcgggtacaatcacttctatctgaaccagttctcttgcccacttccatccACATAGGATCTCTTCTCCTCTGAGATCCATCCTCTGGgagccctgcagcattctgcccACCCAGagggcttccagagagctggccaatcagaataaagtgggcacatggggaggggggccttaaagagacagcagctgaaatgcagcattttcaggcagaggctgaaatgaaggttttttttactgacgccagtgtCAGAGaattttgagctgcaaatcatgcaaagcttctctataggtttcacagactgacaacatgaaaggtgaacatgagAAGAAAAGTCTGAAAGTTTTGATTTAACGTTTTTAAGTTCGGTCATCCCTGTTCAGAGTTCTGTAGAGACCGACTCTACCAGgcaacaaatgcaaagacagACATCTTGCACAGAGGCGCTCTGCAGGTGGATTACCTGTTTTTCTTCAGGAGCTGTAGTGGTTTTGAAAggcatttttttaacaatggaAAGAGCTAAGCTAGCATTTTCCCCCTGCTTACTCTCtatatgctaagctaggctaatacACTTCCCAACTCCAGTTTGAAATTCATCCCACAGACATCACGGTGGTGTGGAGTTTCTCCTCTCACTTTGGGAATAAAAGCGAGCAAGTGAATCTTTATGTCAAGGTGAAATGCGGTAAAGgtcttttttcaaattttcGCGGGGAAACTGAATAGCCAAACTGTTGTACTGCGTTCTGTGTCTGCTCACCTCGTTTGGACAGCCGCTGAGGCCGAAGCGCTCGGAGATCATGTTGTGGATCTGTCTCTGCCGGTCCTTCTTACGAACGCTCTCATAGGACGGCAGTCTGGGCAGACCTCCGCTCAGATAGTAGTCATTTGGCGTCCCGATTATAAACAGCCTTCCTGGAAGCTatgcatgaaaaaaatatattgtgaCACTTCTGCACAGCTGCACAGATGTACTTCAACGATCATAATTCAGCTTCCTACCTCCAGTACAGCTTCTCCTTGGTTTGAGGCACTTTGCTCATTCTGGGCGATGCTGATCAGAGAGTGCCTGCTGTGATAATGATGAGCGTCATCCTGGAAACAGAGACAGTCAGGGAAAAGACTACATGGTATTATTGCTGTTTCTCTGAAGTCATTAGTTTCATTATGAAAGGCGTTGTATTTTCAGGACATGTAGTCGTTCTTACGCTGTGGTGTTCAGTCCTGTCGGGTCTGAATCTGCAGCACATAGGATCTTTTCTGTAGAAGACCACCACCAGCATCAGGATCACCAAACACAGGGCTATACAGGAgcctgaagaggaggaggagggacatgACACTGTTACACCTTCAAGACGGAAAAGGAGTTCATAAATCATACAGTTCTATAAAGTCACATGAGCCAGAATATTCTACAGCTGAACAAACGCAAGAACTGACATTTTTTggcacaaaagaagaagaataaaagtCAACATTCACCTTGAATGTTTAACATGTAAATCTGCATTCAAGCTAGAAATATTGGGGCTGTTTCTAAAAGTTAAAGGTCCTAtttgtgagatgtgtagtgagtgaaatgataaagtaaccttactctatgatcagacattaagaaaacattctatgttgaagtgctggcttctctgacaacaatgcagcagccagtatgtcctccttccaactttagattctgctcctgaatgatctggatttgtttggaccagagaaggtaggcggttttaagtcacccccacacggccgttttggacgcccctcgtttgccagatatgagagcagttatcaggtcaaaccaacaggtgttgcagtgatggaagtgggcaagagaagtggttcagatagaagtgattgtacccgacctaaaaagcctctgcatgtttctaataagctccacgagcagaaacgtgctcaaactaggatcaatattggagatgcttttgaaaaatggagagaggttagaacacagaaaggtttacagaccgatgcagagctggataaacactgaagcttcagtgtccaccacatggcaacctgcgtgagcatcgactctagagaggaagggacaggaggagacagctctcttcaatgttCTGATTTTgaactgcagtacacattttaaacactcgGCGTCAGAGCTCCTTTAAAGCTAAATGTTATCAAGTCCTCACCTTTTAAAATCTATCTGTCTCTGCCAAAGTCGACACCAACAACAGGATAAAGGAACTCAGCAACAGCTGAAAAACCTGTCCGAAACTTGTCACCGAAACTTGTCACTAATCAGTAACTAGACATAAAGAACGTTGGCGGCttttcatcatgagtctggttcggCCTCTTAAAGGTCCTTTGTCCTCGCCACTGTaattttgctaaatgttgttaAGTGCtcatgattgattgatttacagTCTTTTAAgataacataacaatgagtaaggtctttaacctgctctttgtaaagtgtctcaagataacattaGTTACAAATTGGCGCTATACAGATAAAGATTGATTTTTAATTGCAGGAACAGTCCAGCTGGGATCAACTGGGATCAGGATAATCCAGATTTTTTTGAGCAGTCTTGCTCAAAaattctgcacaaacacaaatgattACAACTAAAGAGTAGATTATCTGATTACATCCTGATTAGCAAATCTGATTCCTCTCTCTTAACAACCCGACTTCAAGATTTGATCTCATCCAACCTCTTTAATCCAATCAGATCGCTCCTAAACAAGTGAGACAAAGTCACACTCAGCTCCTTATGTTTGGTAACGTTTCACTGATTGAGAAACTCTGAGGggggaaatgtaaacaaaggctcttTATTTCTGCTGCGAGTTTACAGTTTTATAGTCTTTCCCTTCTACACTGTGCATGagatttgtttgaaaataatgaaaggCCCGTCTCGTACTGACGCCTGacccaaataaaggcagggtcgTTTTATAGACTGTAAACTTGGGCTTCACCAGGGCAGCTTTAATGTCCTGTTTTTAGCATGATTCTTAAAAGCTCTGTTAGTTGACCATGTGTCTGAAAGTTGCAAAACAAAGACGTATACAAACAGTAAACCTACCAAAGACAGCTGCATTAAACATTTCCTCACATCCCTCCTCAGTCATcgctttgtgtttgttggagaTTTATACAAACTACACTTTAGAAAACTGGATGAAATAAGCAGACGTGGTAACGTCTCCTCCTCAGTGGAGGATTTATTTGGGCAATgcagagacataaaaaaaagtttgagttgTCTCACCTGAAGCCATGATGACAGTAAGCAGCTCTGGAGCCATCacaggagtctctctctctctctctctctctctctctctctctctctctcttttaaaaggAAAATCGAAATCTCTGCTCAGACAGTTCCCTCGCTCTCTGCTCACATCGTCTTCAGTTCGCAAATAAATCTCTGCTTTCCTATGCAGCTGGAGGGGAACAGAGGGgaacagaaacactcacagacactgCGGACACAAAGAAGACTCCCCCTCCGGATGAACGATTGGCTAAATATTAACACAAAGAGAGTCAGAGGAGTCAGAGGAGTGTTGGCACAAGAAgctcaaacacaaagacaaatctcTGCAGAGCGCCTCTTGGGGAAACTCTAGTGGAAGTTAAAGGAGACACGTGCAAAGTTCACCTgctgagaagagaagaaagaccTGGACGAGGTGGCAGCtgttcaaaatcaaaaatataaGAAACTAAGTGAGATCAAATTTTTATTATCAATCTGATATTggttcctgttttattttgtctttaccTTCCTATGTGTTTGTTCTTATTGTTTTATTCCTGAGgtttctgtgtttcctgttttattttgtagtccTTTCCCCCTGTGTTTTATGCCTAGTTTTACTTCCTGCCCTCATCCATTTTCCAGAAGAGCttcttgtcaacaggcaaggcaggcaactgcttggggccccaggccagtaagggGCCAAACCGGACAAACCTTATACCACAGCAggggctcaaaatgtgcaaaattttgcaatgacagaaaaaCCTCCCTATAgaggccccatctgacagcactcctCCATACCCTCGGAAGCATCGCTTGCATTTACAAACTAAACTTTGTCGAtggaataaaaaagaagaggaatgaTGTGTGTTACTCAGAGTCAGTCGTTTTTCCTTTGAccttttttaagattttccTGTTGCTCTTAACGTTGTGATTTTTAAGGAGGACTTTGTGCACCTTGGAAGAAGCACGcctttgtttttgcctttttggttcattaaaactttttgaGTTCTGCAGTTGGGTCTTTTTCCATCGTTTAAATATTCAGAACCGTGACATCATCGCCTGACTATGACCTCCTTGTTAGCTCTGCAGCCTCTCTACATCACCATCAATCATCCTTGAAAGCGTGaacttttaacattttctaGAACATGTCAGAACACTCAGGTCCAAAGATATGTCATGAGTTTctggtttagttttgtattttgtttatttcagtgtttggatgtcatttcctgttttattttgtctctgtcttcctttgtgttgcttgtttgaattatgtgtatttaatttttttttttttctcagtttagtctttagtgtttcctgttttattttgtagtttttgtcaTCACCTGTTTGTTCCTggagggggcgctggagtcccatcgatggcagtctccatgctggaaatgctgtctcagtctaactttcagtcaacataacgacaggctgagttttaagcctcttgacaaaccgttataccgcgcccacctgtcaatcaggtcagctacacgcattattgtgaataactcttatccttcatcaaatcaaaactgatgagtcatcaaaacagaacaaaacatgagctaatcagacctatttggttttttttaaccaggctgtaaacatgttaatctctgctgtaaaaacaggcttttagaatgggtgtgtatgtgacttcctgtgccaGCCAGCCTCTAGCGGACACTCAAGgacctgcaggattttgcacgtCAGCATCTGCTTCCTTTTTCAACACTGGGGGGTTGATGCTTGGGGTGGGGAGCTAgtgtgtttcccccagccaatgacagtgtCACAGTTTTGCACCTCTgctcatcttcctgctctcaacTGCTATCAAGCGAGTATAAAAGCCTCTCCTGTTTACCCAGACATTGCCAGATCGTTCTTCCCCTCATGCAAGACTTTCCAGCAACTCTTTGCTGAATTAATTACCCAGTTTCGACTCTGCCAGCCTCTGACCCGTCTTCTGTCTTTGCCTTCTCGGATAGTTTTGCCTTTAGAAGAGACTTCTCACCAGTTGCCGGCCCTGCCGCCTCCTCGTTTATGTCCTCTGCCTACTGTTTCCTTGAGTTTGAActgttgtgtgtgagtgtgtatctgtCACTTTCGAGCCTCACACATTCACTTCTGTTTGTTCCTGACCGCTCAGGATCCAGGACTTTATGGGATTCTGGTCTCATCGCTTCTGttacttgtgtttctgtgtaaccctaaccctacaaACGCGGAcatagcagcaaagaagagaaaatataagcacaggctgttttcgaaaccgccTACTATACTAGTAGTACCCACTGATTTGGTCAAAATGATTTatgcagtatgccaaaaatatcCAGATGTTGTGATTCTggaaacaataggacatggagcgagaaagaccgagacacacaagtccttccagagaggggcgtggtcagacacagctcatttacatttaaagctacagacacagaaacggcctgttctgagcagggctgaaatagaggggtttatagacatgatcaaatacaggatcagagtggatttagaacaagaagcTTCACAGACATGATttggagagctctgagacttatttacactggttgaagaggaggatatgtgacctttaaagttgtATGTGAACTCTCAGAGTTTTAGATCAATAACGTTTGTTAGATATCGAGCGGAGTTACAAAGCCTCATCCATTAATGTGTAGTGGGTTTGTTTTTCATCCCTACATCCCTTTCTACAAACTTCACATCTTCCcctgtctctgattggctgcttaGTCTCATCCTCCAACGAgcagcccctccctctctcttctttgtGTTGTATTCAGAGTGAGCGATCACGACTCGCTTTGTAAACGTGAAGTGATGTAGTAGGCACACAAGACTGTGATTCACATGGAAGGAGGGGCCtgactgaagagagagacacacaaacacgcacagagagaggcagagagagagagagagagagagaaagagagagtcgTGGTGTGACAGCTTGTATTCTCGTCACACTCCTCCGGTGTTAAAGCGcgcagagaggagagcagagggaaGGACGACAGGATGGAGCGGATGGAGTCGATGGAGCCGATCACGGCGAACTACACCACGTCCTACCCGGAGATCCAGCCCGACAGCGGCTACCAATCCAGAGAGACCACCGAGGGCAAGGCGAAGACCCCTCCACCTCCCACATACGACGAGGAGTTAGTGCACAAGGTAGGATGATAGCTTTACAATTCTAGGaaaattgttgttttagtgCCACGAATTTAAACTAAACAACTACTAAATTACCTcaaaagtgttgttttcttctttttctgcatatttttatttttaatcatttgtgGATTCACGTCCCGGATTGAGGTTTtgcgctgtccgtggtgctgatcCGCGCTTGGATGCGGTTTCATTTGGTCCGTTTCCAGGCTTGTTGCGTGTCTAATCTGGCCAAAAACACACgactctctctctgatgaaGACTCAGCTGTTATTTTCTTACATgtttgtactgttttttttttgttttgttttttgctgctttaGAGGAATtacgctctctctctgtctctctttctgtcaaaACGCCCTGAAGTCACTGAAACGTGTCCCAGATGTGAAGATGTCTGTCATCATCTCTCAAACATAAACACGTTTAAAATGCgtttttgaaatgaactctCTATAGACTTAGAGCTCAGCCTCGAATATATTGGCTTTTTGAACCACATGCATAGACAACCTGCTGCGTCGTGAACGGAAATGTTCGCATACTTTGCCTTTGTACGACGTGTGATAAtggaggattcctctagagggagcaccaCGGGAATCAGGCTCATCGCATCTCGAAGCTTCAACTTCATTCTTCTTTCGCTTCGCTTGTGACTTTTTTCTTTGAGGTttatttggggctttttatgcagttacatagagacaggacagtggatagagtcagaaatcagagagagagacgtggggaatgacatgcaggaaatgagccacaggtcagattctaaCCCAGCCCGAATGCTAGAGAGGACCAgagcctttgtacatggggcgtgtgagctaaccactaggctacaggtGCCCCTCGCTTGTGAGTTTTGAGCATGCAGAGCGCTCTGTTATCCAATTGGTCGACGTCACTGACTTTCCAGACCACATCGTTGGAGGAagtaaaaaatcaaacatgcaaGACTTTGTGTCCGGAAGTCAGGGCCTTGATTGTTGTTCCCTGTGACTCGATAAAACGAtcgatttttggggccgatgaGGTCTGGACACCAGTCTGCCAGATCAAGCTCTAAACTTATGACGTGTAGTCCGACCTCGGAATTAGCCTCTGCCTGTTCTCCTCATTCTTTCCTAAGGATGTACTGATGAACATCTGTATTGCCCGATATCGGCCCCGTTGACAGACATCGGCCAATCAGCAAATAACGTGTTAGGCATCACAATCCGATGTTTATTTGCCGTGTGGCATCACTTAAACGCTGGAGAGCTGCTCATTCAGAGAAGAGGGGATTTTATTGGACAGAAGAaatcacctgttggacaaactgtgatttgttttcatggacAAATGGTTTATAAACAGTGTGGGAAActtactgccaatttccacaaaACGCGCTTCGCCCTACCACACTGGGTCTGTTTCTGGGGTTtaagcgcagccatgagcagctgcacacgggttcacaagatcacaggagaactacaaacaacatgttgctttgtctttctgaggatgatttgttgttgtgatgaaaaataagatcaggagtctgtatgttgtgttttatttttaaattgactggacgctctgtgcgtttccttgtctgacttcctgtccgggtcgttCTATTCCGTCCAGcttgacatgtgactgcagcGTATTACGTCGAAAATAGACTTGAATCGGTAGTGTAGTGgagctgctggcacgctccggagacggGCCGCAGCGCTCGCTGTGGATACAGGACCATTGACTAGGGTGGCAGAGGATTGCACCGTAGTGCCCAGTGCTGACTGACCGCGGTGCCCATGGACTATGTGGACATTGGCAGTACACGGTCTCTAAAAAGGGTCATGACATATATAAGACATGTTCGTGTGACATTTCAACAGGAGGGACTActcagaacaatttaaacacacagagttGTTAATCAGCTTAATcgttatttttaaacattggtATCGATATCGGCTCTGATTTCCCCAATCGATGCATCgttattttgttttacttgtATAGTCCTTTCAATTGACGAGGAAAGCTTTAAGTCAAACACAGGACATTCAACCAGGAGACTGCAAACCTATCCTTCGAGTAACCCTTAACCCCACCATGTAGGGTGTTAACACGACCTCAGTTTGTTTAGAAAAAGATTATGGTAAGATGAAAAGGACTTGGTGAAACGGCTCATCGCAAAGAGCGAGGGAGGCACACTTTCAGGCATCTttaccagccaatcacagcgcagtGGGGCGGGATTAGGCTGAACCCTGTGGGGACAGAAATGATGCGTCCCGGTCAGGAGTGCTGACCTTTGACGTCGATGTGTATGgaacaaagaggagagagaaactcCCGTAGGCTGCAGTGAAATGTCGTATTGTGTGACAGAGACGTTCTGCAGGAAACAGCTGCGTCACATCAGTTGAGGTCACTGCAGTTTCTTTCATCTGGATTGTAGT
The genomic region above belongs to Labrus bergylta chromosome 21, fLabBer1.1, whole genome shotgun sequence and contains:
- the LOC109989106 gene encoding uncharacterized protein, giving the protein MAPELLTVIMASGSCIALCLVILMLVVVFYRKDPMCCRFRPDRTEHHSDDAHHYHSRHSLISIAQNEQSASNQGEAVLELPGRLFIIGTPNDYYLSGGLPRLPSYESVRKKDRQRQIHNMISERFGLSGCPNEPPPTYEETLRQSVEISPSHLHTLEVHLSVHSQDGSSNLNEDTHDPN